In Xenorhabdus griffiniae, the genomic window ACCTGTTTGTCGGCGGCGATAAGCATAGATTGAGAGTATGAACACTAATGCCAGATATCCCACGAGAGGCAGAATGACTTCACTTTGCATCACTATCCTCCAGTGGAATGTCCTTGAATATAAACTTCACCATCAAATAGCAAAGGATGATAAATAAGGCAGGTAGCAGCAGGCAAGCCAGTTCAAACCAGCGAGGCAAC contains:
- a CDS encoding YhdT family protein, which codes for MDGRFVQSNKEARWAIFLTLAYLVGWLLCAYLPSDAIGLTGLPRWFELACLLLPALFIILCYLMVKFIFKDIPLEDSDAK